In Rhodopirellula islandica, one DNA window encodes the following:
- a CDS encoding MotA/TolQ/ExbB proton channel family protein — MNAYLIFVAVGGVLKVWTWLSRLRHHIGRSEQVLWLCAKMNVHEIVAHDEIDNPIALQAIKTLALKSIRGRETGHQSILNSLEGSLTRELHPLTLIASTLPSMGLVGTCIGMIGMLNAIGIGAADVTDVQAVGTAIGESLPSMAVAISTTLTAAFFGSVLLFGLISVAQARVDQFIDELDAQLDMFPLRNEGENDA, encoded by the coding sequence ATGAATGCTTACTTGATCTTCGTGGCGGTCGGCGGCGTCCTGAAAGTTTGGACGTGGTTGTCGAGGCTTCGTCATCACATTGGACGATCTGAGCAAGTGCTTTGGCTCTGCGCGAAGATGAATGTGCACGAAATTGTCGCTCACGACGAAATTGATAATCCCATCGCACTGCAAGCCATCAAGACGCTCGCATTGAAGTCAATCCGCGGACGCGAGACGGGCCATCAAAGCATTCTAAACAGCTTGGAGGGGTCACTTACACGTGAACTTCATCCGCTGACCTTGATTGCAAGCACGTTGCCATCGATGGGTCTCGTTGGAACCTGCATCGGCATGATCGGAATGCTCAACGCGATTGGGATTGGTGCGGCGGATGTCACCGATGTTCAGGCGGTAGGGACGGCGATCGGCGAATCCCTGCCGTCCATGGCTGTCGCCATTTCGACAACGTTGACCGCCGCATTCTTTGGTTCCGTGTTGTTGTTCGGTTTGATCAGCGTTGCGCAGGCAAGGGTCGATCAGTTCATTGATGAGCTCGATGCTCAGCTCGACATGTTCCCACTACGGAATGAAGGAGAGAACGATGCGTAG
- a CDS encoding DUF1559 domain-containing protein has product MLRRGVGLTEVFFLCGAACLVVGLFLPQLLSVRESARNWGCQNNLRQIGVAMDAYHERHLSMPSGYAPSGYTIDSDGAETWGWNEPSYAWSALLLSDLGHPELHESLQIDSGDLPVAIRDPARANMLRFHVGEFRCASDRLGEAMDSAPLPRYQRSLDRGSGSVYAGASSYVGSAGYFELQHPFYLAPPNQWSKQFQKATGRNNGLFYPASRVHRRQIVDGVSQTIAVGERAWYQGGASWVGTANIRGVGVGDGGMCLGRVWWRINELPQSTTSEMTGQPPTLVTRQNGLTVSRPHTARNGFGSYHLGGGANFLMADGSVRFIDDQIDFHNTIPAEGANPLDPIPNIDKLGLFQKLGIRNDSLQTSEPASGAGP; this is encoded by the coding sequence ATGCTACGTCGCGGTGTTGGGCTGACCGAGGTGTTCTTTCTATGCGGTGCGGCCTGTTTGGTGGTCGGCCTCTTCTTGCCGCAATTATTGAGCGTGCGTGAGTCGGCCAGAAATTGGGGTTGCCAGAACAATCTGCGTCAAATCGGTGTGGCAATGGACGCCTATCACGAAAGACACCTATCGATGCCGAGCGGTTATGCTCCATCGGGCTACACCATTGACTCCGACGGAGCGGAAACGTGGGGATGGAATGAACCATCGTACGCCTGGTCAGCCCTGTTGTTGTCCGATCTAGGGCATCCGGAATTACATGAGTCACTGCAGATTGATAGCGGCGACTTGCCGGTGGCGATTCGTGATCCGGCAAGAGCGAACATGCTGCGTTTCCACGTCGGCGAGTTTCGCTGCGCCAGCGACCGCCTGGGCGAAGCGATGGATTCCGCGCCATTGCCGCGATATCAGCGATCGCTCGATCGAGGTTCCGGTAGTGTGTATGCCGGCGCGTCCAGCTACGTTGGAAGTGCTGGTTACTTTGAACTGCAGCACCCGTTCTATTTGGCTCCGCCGAACCAATGGTCCAAGCAATTCCAGAAAGCCACCGGACGGAACAACGGTCTGTTCTATCCGGCCAGCCGAGTTCATCGACGCCAGATCGTCGACGGAGTGAGCCAAACGATCGCGGTGGGAGAGCGAGCGTGGTATCAGGGTGGCGCAAGCTGGGTTGGGACCGCCAACATTCGAGGCGTTGGCGTCGGAGACGGCGGGATGTGCCTGGGGCGAGTCTGGTGGCGGATCAACGAATTGCCCCAGTCGACCACGTCCGAGATGACAGGCCAGCCCCCGACATTAGTGACTCGCCAGAACGGGCTGACCGTGAGCCGGCCACACACGGCGAGGAACGGCTTTGGTAGCTACCACCTCGGCGGCGGAGCAAACTTCTTGATGGCCGATGGAAGCGTTCGATTTATCGACGACCAAATTGATTTCCACAACACCATTCCAGCCGAAGGAGCCAATCCTCTCGACCCAATTCCTAACATCGACAAACTCGGACTATTTCAGAAGCTTGGTATTCGTAACGACAGCTTGCAGACGAGCGAGCCAGCATCAGGAGCCGGCCCATGA
- a CDS encoding EF-hand domain-containing protein: MSHGWLQSRLVTRLQYFAAIMLAFIPASREAFAQQQVSRSKVFQLKDLDNNDSLDKEEFSGGSIGKMRERSDSEFERKDLNGDAKLTVDEFLAAANWTEEERQVMRREDFKREDKDEDGELSREQFIGNKEGVNKRYAEEMFAVLDRDKDGSLNEGEYADRANLWDFPRIQFQYRDSNRDGELSLEEFIVKDIGKSWESSRRSQFSVFDVDRNRKLSIDEFDKLETEATRRRVLSKLPKEQRLLATYDLDRDNLVTARELTVVLAGEGKTPEHAEQLFSILDGDGDKQLEQTEINRLSEKTPQIEFAIRDVDGSGTLTLAEQIGDSRGKPHEKWRRLHFDSRDTDYDGVLSMNEYSIPDGDRRMLFVQRDANKDGELTLEEQLAGVVGTQYEEWRRLNFRGHDLDRDGITTREEFIIDDKDPRIDFSRRDADGDGIVTLDEHVAKNLGNPGEKWDRIFFRSHDFDDSGTLSLDEFSVSKDDIRVKFGEKDEDGDGSLSQAEFLANAIGKKWEPHARRTFQLHDQDENGSLSLNEFTATDEEAAEERRIRGLPPEERGFARLDKSRDSRLSEDEFASRHGESSFVQTQEKRYFRVLDRDRNGSLDLNEFLSKDEPIPQVIFAKRDADGDAMLTFEEYARWIPPQAQQGEQVVFDDYDQDKDAALSPEEFIRLENGRSGRERWAWIAGLIGSPMNWLTVVIVIFDVLLVFLIGRAVIRRLHGKNKQPAATDVASES; this comes from the coding sequence ATGTCGCACGGTTGGCTTCAGTCGCGTCTGGTTACTCGCTTGCAGTATTTCGCGGCGATCATGCTTGCTTTCATACCCGCTAGCAGAGAGGCTTTCGCCCAGCAGCAGGTCAGCCGTTCGAAAGTGTTCCAGTTGAAGGACCTTGATAACAACGATTCTCTTGACAAAGAGGAGTTTTCGGGTGGTTCGATTGGCAAAATGCGTGAAAGGAGTGACTCCGAGTTTGAGCGAAAAGACCTGAACGGAGATGCGAAATTAACCGTTGACGAGTTCTTAGCAGCGGCAAATTGGACGGAAGAAGAGCGACAGGTGATGCGCCGTGAGGACTTTAAACGGGAAGACAAGGACGAAGATGGGGAACTTAGCCGAGAGCAATTTATCGGCAACAAAGAGGGAGTGAATAAGCGATATGCAGAAGAGATGTTCGCGGTGCTGGATCGCGACAAGGATGGCTCGCTCAACGAAGGTGAGTACGCAGATCGTGCGAACCTGTGGGACTTTCCTCGTATTCAGTTTCAATATCGTGATTCTAATCGAGATGGGGAGTTATCGCTGGAAGAGTTCATTGTCAAAGACATCGGGAAGTCTTGGGAGAGCTCACGCAGAAGTCAGTTCTCGGTGTTCGATGTAGATCGCAATCGAAAATTATCCATTGATGAGTTCGATAAACTTGAGACGGAAGCCACGCGCCGACGCGTCTTGAGTAAACTTCCAAAAGAGCAACGTCTCCTCGCAACCTACGACCTCGACCGCGACAACCTGGTGACGGCGCGTGAGCTCACAGTCGTGCTGGCTGGCGAAGGCAAAACGCCGGAGCATGCTGAGCAACTATTTAGCATTCTTGACGGTGATGGCGACAAGCAACTTGAACAGACAGAGATCAATCGCCTGAGTGAGAAAACACCTCAAATCGAGTTTGCGATTCGGGACGTCGATGGCAGTGGAACCTTGACGCTCGCAGAACAGATCGGCGACAGCCGCGGCAAACCACATGAGAAATGGAGGCGATTGCACTTCGATAGCAGAGACACCGATTACGATGGCGTGTTGTCGATGAACGAATATTCCATACCCGATGGTGACCGGCGGATGCTCTTCGTTCAACGAGACGCAAATAAAGATGGCGAGTTGACATTGGAAGAACAACTTGCCGGTGTTGTGGGCACTCAGTACGAAGAATGGCGGCGACTGAACTTTCGCGGGCACGACCTGGATCGCGACGGGATCACAACACGTGAAGAGTTCATTATCGACGATAAAGACCCTCGCATCGATTTTTCCCGGCGAGACGCCGATGGCGATGGGATCGTGACGCTTGACGAGCACGTCGCTAAGAACCTCGGCAATCCTGGCGAGAAGTGGGATCGCATCTTTTTCCGCTCACACGACTTTGACGATAGCGGAACGTTGTCGTTGGATGAATTCTCCGTTTCAAAGGATGACATTCGAGTTAAGTTTGGGGAGAAAGACGAAGACGGCGATGGATCGCTCAGCCAAGCGGAGTTTCTGGCCAACGCGATTGGCAAGAAGTGGGAGCCGCACGCTCGGCGGACGTTCCAATTGCACGATCAAGATGAAAATGGCTCGCTGTCTTTAAATGAGTTTACAGCGACTGACGAGGAGGCGGCCGAAGAACGACGTATTCGTGGCCTGCCGCCGGAAGAACGTGGCTTTGCAAGGCTGGACAAATCACGGGATTCACGGCTTAGCGAGGACGAGTTCGCGTCGCGTCATGGCGAGTCATCGTTCGTTCAGACCCAGGAGAAACGTTACTTTCGCGTGCTGGATCGGGATCGAAACGGCAGCTTGGATCTAAATGAATTTCTTTCTAAGGACGAGCCGATCCCGCAGGTGATATTTGCCAAACGTGACGCGGATGGCGACGCAATGCTTACCTTCGAGGAATACGCACGCTGGATTCCGCCGCAAGCTCAGCAGGGCGAACAAGTGGTCTTCGATGACTATGACCAAGACAAAGATGCGGCGTTATCGCCAGAGGAGTTTATCCGGCTGGAGAACGGTCGATCCGGTCGCGAGCGTTGGGCGTGGATCGCCGGATTGATCGGTTCGCCGATGAACTGGCTGACGGTCGTCATCGTCATCTTCGATGTCCTGCTAGTGTTCCTGATAGGACGTGCGGTGATTCGCCGGTTGCATGGAAAGAACAAACAGCCAGCCGCGACCGATGTCGCCTCGGAGTCGTGA
- a CDS encoding helix-turn-helix domain-containing protein, translating into MSMLLTVKEVSQRLKISASLAYSLIAKGDLPSYQIGSCRRVSEEDLDRFLDERRHEPTQLPSRQHRHF; encoded by the coding sequence ATGAGCATGCTTCTCACGGTCAAAGAAGTTTCTCAACGACTGAAGATCAGCGCCAGCTTGGCCTATTCCTTGATCGCGAAGGGGGACCTTCCATCCTACCAAATCGGATCTTGCCGGCGGGTTAGCGAAGAAGATCTCGATCGGTTCTTGGATGAACGCCGCCATGAACCCACGCAGTTACCCAGCCGCCAACACCGTCACTTTTAG
- a CDS encoding MauE/DoxX family redox-associated membrane protein, translated as MLFDAGRICLSVLLMLTAALKMLGASAVLGSGGLLASPVRLSLAVGFEVFAAVLIAMAPPRFAHRFALLVFSALACIAAWAWLTQADCGCFGARTPKGVPLIVDLAVVGLLLCSRGLGQHQLREGFNLLRRHLFMPAGIAVTAGLLAAGGTMWQIERISSPNEIPTWFGDNLIGMWFPLLCDEKFAEAMPATGDALVVMLRPDCEHCREVAAEWESRNAGQRDALSVIGISVAEGRWTVMPNEVSPMPIGAGDEFVITWEDTEEPFIAAPTFIAVRDRIVVGVATGKDASELIETNDWIRKLFGAADE; from the coding sequence ATGCTTTTCGATGCGGGGCGGATCTGCCTAAGCGTTCTTCTGATGCTGACTGCTGCGTTGAAAATGCTTGGTGCGTCAGCGGTTCTGGGGTCGGGCGGTTTGCTCGCATCGCCGGTGCGGCTTTCGCTTGCGGTTGGGTTTGAGGTGTTCGCCGCAGTATTGATCGCGATGGCACCGCCACGCTTTGCCCATCGTTTTGCTTTGCTGGTGTTTTCCGCGCTTGCTTGCATCGCTGCGTGGGCGTGGTTGACTCAAGCCGACTGCGGCTGTTTCGGGGCACGAACACCGAAGGGTGTGCCTTTGATCGTCGACCTGGCGGTAGTTGGGCTGCTGCTTTGCAGTCGCGGGCTGGGACAGCATCAACTTCGCGAAGGCTTTAATCTTCTGCGACGCCACTTGTTTATGCCGGCTGGCATTGCAGTTACCGCTGGTTTGCTCGCCGCTGGTGGGACGATGTGGCAGATTGAGCGGATCAGTAGCCCTAACGAAATTCCGACGTGGTTTGGCGATAACCTGATCGGGATGTGGTTTCCGCTACTCTGTGACGAGAAATTTGCCGAAGCCATGCCTGCGACGGGCGATGCATTAGTTGTGATGCTAAGGCCAGATTGTGAGCATTGCCGCGAGGTGGCGGCAGAGTGGGAATCTCGGAACGCAGGCCAACGCGATGCATTGAGCGTGATCGGTATTTCCGTAGCGGAGGGCCGATGGACCGTCATGCCGAACGAGGTTTCGCCGATGCCGATTGGTGCGGGCGATGAATTTGTGATCACTTGGGAGGACACCGAAGAACCCTTCATCGCCGCACCGACTTTTATTGCTGTGCGGGACCGAATTGTCGTCGGCGTTGCGACCGGTAAGGATGCGTCCGAATTGATTGAAACAAACGACTGGATCCGAAAGTTGTTTGGTGCTGCCGATGAATAG
- a CDS encoding ArnT family glycosyltransferase: protein MNRKHFSLRNLKICLALLLGAHTMLLAYSGWWQSPTLNEPGHLVAGSHHWKTGDFSLYRVNPPLIRLVASVPATFQGYEEDWLVNQEHVGGRPVFGLAEDFVKANGSRSLLYFRLARWSLIPFSLLGAWVCFAWAKDLFGDLAGLMAATLWCFSPVVLGHACMIAPDAHATSLGLSACYTFWRWLTTPSWRQAILTGFVLGLAELSKTTMILFYPLWPILWIAYRWSERPSMTFRRWRDEPGMLILRMLIGLYVLNLGYLGEGSFAQLKDFRFVSDMLTGDDDNVGIGGNRFADTWLGEVPVPLPANYVIGIDVQQRDFENFSRPSYLRGEYQAKGWWYYYAYAILVKAPLGTLGLILMALMGSLFGCGPRADRRDLLILLAPAVIIFVVASSKFGFSHHSRYILPCVPFVFIWIGGLSRHVVSLWETASAIWRRRTVLVSISHRRWRSTAIGFISICLLSWTTASSLAVYPHSISHFNELAGGPKNGPSHLLNSNIDWGQDLLFLEEWIQDEGHSLKTPVHLAFYNYYNPFDLGIEDIEPWPFRRDDSNEQLVPDGLYAVSVNLLYEFPWPVRDRDGRRYFIDNRPMAYLRSQEPVGWAGYSIRIFSAQQVRDAYAAPTQPRLWLGFDRDR from the coding sequence TTGAATCGAAAACACTTCTCCCTTCGAAACTTGAAAATTTGCCTTGCATTGCTGCTCGGGGCACACACCATGCTGTTGGCGTACAGCGGGTGGTGGCAAAGTCCAACGCTGAATGAGCCTGGTCACTTAGTCGCCGGGTCGCACCACTGGAAGACCGGGGATTTTTCGCTGTACCGTGTCAATCCGCCACTAATTCGCTTGGTGGCCTCGGTTCCCGCTACGTTTCAGGGCTACGAAGAGGATTGGTTGGTTAACCAGGAGCATGTGGGCGGTCGACCGGTATTCGGCCTGGCCGAAGATTTCGTTAAAGCCAATGGGAGCCGTTCGCTGCTCTATTTCCGCCTGGCTCGTTGGTCGCTCATCCCGTTCAGCCTGTTGGGTGCCTGGGTTTGCTTCGCTTGGGCGAAAGATCTTTTTGGCGATCTGGCCGGACTGATGGCGGCGACGCTTTGGTGTTTCTCGCCGGTAGTGCTGGGACATGCCTGTATGATTGCACCGGATGCACACGCGACGTCGCTTGGGCTTTCTGCTTGCTATACGTTTTGGCGGTGGTTGACAACACCTTCTTGGCGGCAGGCCATCCTGACAGGTTTCGTGCTTGGCTTGGCCGAGTTATCGAAGACGACGATGATCCTGTTCTATCCGCTTTGGCCGATACTGTGGATCGCGTATCGGTGGAGTGAACGACCGTCGATGACGTTCCGTCGATGGCGTGATGAACCCGGGATGTTGATTCTGCGCATGTTGATCGGGCTGTACGTTCTCAACCTCGGCTACTTGGGCGAAGGTAGCTTTGCCCAGTTGAAAGACTTCCGATTCGTCAGCGACATGCTTACCGGCGACGATGATAACGTCGGTATCGGCGGCAACCGGTTTGCCGATACCTGGCTCGGCGAAGTGCCGGTTCCTCTTCCAGCCAATTACGTCATCGGCATTGATGTGCAGCAGCGAGATTTTGAAAATTTCAGTCGGCCATCATACTTGCGTGGTGAATATCAGGCAAAAGGTTGGTGGTACTACTACGCATACGCGATCTTGGTGAAGGCTCCGCTGGGGACGCTCGGTCTGATTCTGATGGCTTTGATGGGCTCGTTGTTCGGTTGTGGTCCGCGAGCCGACCGGCGGGATTTGCTTATCTTGCTGGCTCCGGCGGTGATCATCTTCGTGGTAGCCAGCTCAAAGTTCGGGTTCAGCCACCATAGCCGATACATTCTACCATGCGTCCCGTTCGTTTTCATTTGGATCGGCGGTCTGTCACGCCACGTCGTTTCGCTTTGGGAGACGGCCTCGGCAATCTGGCGACGACGAACCGTGCTGGTATCAATCAGCCATCGTCGTTGGCGGTCTACTGCGATAGGCTTCATTTCGATTTGCCTACTTAGCTGGACGACTGCCAGCAGCTTAGCGGTCTATCCCCATAGTATTTCGCACTTCAATGAACTGGCGGGTGGTCCGAAAAACGGGCCATCGCACTTGCTCAACAGCAACATCGATTGGGGGCAGGATCTACTGTTCCTCGAAGAGTGGATTCAAGATGAGGGCCACTCGCTAAAAACGCCAGTTCATCTTGCGTTTTACAACTACTACAACCCGTTTGATTTGGGAATCGAAGACATCGAGCCCTGGCCGTTCCGCCGTGACGACTCAAACGAACAATTGGTGCCCGACGGACTTTACGCGGTCAGCGTTAATCTGCTTTACGAATTTCCCTGGCCCGTTCGCGACCGCGATGGGCGGCGTTACTTCATTGACAACCGCCCTATGGCTTACCTGCGAAGCCAAGAACCGGTCGGCTGGGCTGGGTACTCAATTCGCATCTTTTCGGCTCAGCAGGTTCGCGATGCCTACGCCGCACCAACACAGCCACGACTTTGGTTAGGGTTCGATCGCGATCGGTGA
- a CDS encoding type IV secretory system conjugative DNA transfer family protein yields the protein MSKSAQREFERFGELLEDLPRGQFAKHVGQPPSNYFEHPAYVASTPSMRMDVKHNHESKLFLGVVGGQVVTGKRQADGRIPRWVHGGVPIGVADDRHHFLLAGSRGGKGRAFLNNNLFLAPKSTSNLVLDPKGDLAAETAGYRAEVLGQDVGVIDPFGCSGSGTSRYRIGFNVIEELLRSDRQVLTADAMQISEALVIENESAKDPHWDAGAKDFIACLCVHVATHPNYEGQRDLVTVWELMASATKPDPNDPHAYALETEMLESDAGGGYVRAGANAFYSRTGDEFSSMVSGTRRHLSFIGIEAVRNVLRGPSVNPRQLKNGSLTLYVSIPAMRDKAMKGFKRLVVQTCLSACEAETVATGNQTVFYLDEFHSLGRLECIEIAIAQFAGLGVKLAIILQDISQIQALYPKSWQTFLGNAGTFQTFAGFDEASLTYISKRLGEALTSTPSSHQPSREQVMQDAATGTSWAIGNKPLMTPNEIEMFFARDDPKLRQLVLRPGYRPMVLQRCFYDKSEFIKDRLGRHTLSR from the coding sequence ATGTCAAAGAGTGCGCAACGCGAGTTCGAGCGTTTTGGAGAACTGCTCGAAGACCTGCCGCGTGGCCAATTTGCGAAACACGTCGGGCAGCCGCCGAGCAATTACTTCGAGCATCCTGCGTATGTTGCTTCGACCCCGTCGATGCGAATGGACGTGAAGCACAACCACGAATCGAAGTTGTTTTTGGGGGTGGTTGGTGGTCAAGTTGTCACCGGCAAACGACAAGCGGATGGCAGGATACCGCGGTGGGTTCATGGTGGTGTTCCGATCGGTGTGGCCGACGACCGCCATCACTTCCTTTTGGCCGGCAGCCGCGGCGGAAAGGGACGTGCGTTTCTCAACAACAATCTCTTCCTGGCTCCGAAGTCGACCTCCAATCTGGTTCTCGACCCCAAAGGCGACTTGGCGGCTGAGACTGCGGGCTATCGAGCGGAAGTACTCGGGCAAGACGTTGGTGTGATCGATCCGTTCGGGTGCTCCGGGTCTGGTACAAGCCGTTATCGGATCGGCTTCAACGTCATCGAGGAGTTGTTGCGTTCCGATCGCCAGGTTCTGACCGCGGATGCGATGCAGATCAGTGAAGCACTGGTGATTGAGAATGAATCAGCGAAAGATCCTCACTGGGATGCGGGTGCCAAGGACTTCATTGCTTGTCTTTGTGTCCACGTTGCAACGCATCCGAATTACGAGGGGCAGCGTGACCTTGTCACGGTTTGGGAACTGATGGCATCGGCGACCAAGCCAGATCCCAACGATCCGCATGCGTACGCACTGGAAACTGAGATGCTCGAATCCGATGCAGGCGGAGGCTATGTTCGCGCCGGGGCAAACGCGTTCTATTCGAGAACTGGCGATGAGTTTTCGAGCATGGTTTCGGGGACGCGGCGTCATTTGTCATTCATCGGCATTGAAGCGGTTCGAAACGTGCTGCGAGGACCGTCGGTCAATCCGCGGCAGTTGAAGAATGGTTCGCTCACGCTTTACGTTTCGATCCCGGCGATGCGAGACAAGGCGATGAAAGGATTCAAGCGTTTGGTTGTTCAAACTTGCCTTTCCGCTTGTGAGGCCGAGACGGTAGCCACGGGCAACCAGACCGTTTTTTACTTGGATGAATTCCACAGTCTTGGGCGTCTGGAATGCATCGAGATCGCAATCGCACAGTTTGCTGGTTTGGGCGTGAAGCTGGCGATCATCCTGCAGGACATTTCGCAGATTCAAGCCCTGTATCCAAAGTCATGGCAGACATTCCTGGGCAATGCGGGAACGTTTCAAACCTTTGCTGGATTCGACGAGGCTTCACTGACCTACATCAGCAAACGATTGGGCGAAGCCCTGACGTCCACGCCATCGAGTCATCAACCCAGTCGAGAGCAGGTTATGCAAGACGCCGCCACGGGGACTTCGTGGGCGATTGGAAACAAGCCGCTGATGACTCCCAATGAGATCGAGATGTTCTTTGCTCGGGACGATCCCAAGTTGCGGCAGTTGGTCCTTCGACCCGGCTATCGGCCAATGGTATTGCAGCGATGCTTTTACGACAAAAGCGAATTCATCAAAGATCGCTTGGGACGTCACACGTTGTCCCGTTGA
- a CDS encoding VWA domain-containing protein — protein sequence MRSREKRKRMQNDATGFGDLMMNCVLIFLLLLFIFMVNQGVRAMATKVDQELLQNLMVMQQASLDDAASRAAQMSSQRDGERERTAAELLAMLESLQAAEDAQQQTNDALANSESQLRDKDKEINELQSIISKARAAKSLRIDICLDCTGSMSEAILSLQSTIASLMRTLPHVLSEVSIGIVAYRDLKLVELPIEPVLPDKDDNGVSIKRVQNLVDRLDAAGGTANIEAAVRSSMTRMRAFPDAPRECLVVIGDVSTHEVSGKDQVVEDTLLDDVRTWARESGKHRRVVALYTGSAGTADESFFQQLGQSNEHSTFSTQDSQLFELILKAAFAGGDDQP from the coding sequence ATGCGTAGTAGAGAAAAACGTAAACGCATGCAGAATGACGCAACGGGGTTTGGCGACCTCATGATGAATTGCGTGCTCATCTTTTTGTTGCTCCTGTTCATCTTTATGGTGAATCAGGGTGTGCGAGCGATGGCGACCAAGGTCGATCAAGAGCTTTTGCAAAACCTGATGGTTATGCAACAAGCGAGCCTCGATGACGCAGCCAGTCGAGCTGCCCAGATGTCGAGTCAACGAGATGGCGAACGCGAACGCACGGCAGCGGAATTGTTGGCCATGTTGGAGTCACTGCAAGCGGCCGAGGATGCTCAACAGCAGACGAATGACGCTCTGGCAAACAGCGAGAGCCAACTTCGCGATAAGGACAAAGAAATCAATGAGCTCCAGAGCATCATTTCCAAGGCTAGAGCGGCGAAATCTTTGCGTATTGACATCTGCTTGGATTGCACCGGTTCAATGAGTGAAGCAATTTTGAGTTTGCAGTCCACGATTGCTTCGTTGATGCGAACGCTGCCTCACGTCCTCAGTGAAGTGTCGATCGGCATTGTGGCATACCGCGATCTCAAACTAGTCGAATTGCCAATCGAACCAGTTCTTCCGGACAAAGACGATAACGGCGTCTCGATCAAACGCGTGCAAAATCTAGTTGATCGCCTCGATGCAGCTGGGGGAACGGCGAACATTGAGGCAGCAGTCCGATCGTCCATGACGAGGATGCGGGCATTCCCAGACGCGCCACGAGAATGTCTTGTCGTCATCGGGGATGTCTCAACCCACGAAGTGTCCGGCAAAGATCAAGTCGTCGAGGACACGCTGCTCGACGATGTTCGGACGTGGGCGCGAGAGTCCGGAAAGCACCGACGGGTCGTGGCGCTCTATACCGGATCTGCTGGCACCGCCGACGAGAGTTTCTTTCAACAACTCGGTCAATCCAACGAGCATTCTACTTTCTCGACTCAGGATTCCCAGCTCTTCGAGTTGATTCTCAAAGCAGCCTTCGCCGGGGGAGACGATCAACCATGA
- a CDS encoding carboxylesterase family protein, whose amino-acid sequence MLPMNSDADAISATCEASDGRRRLFLKLFLVWLAADVVLWFAPGLWESGQQSLADWRIEQKASRYETKGFAAPGQAKATLPYLLFRPDLQAAQKAPLIIVLHGSGERGNDCRAQLSTLGTFLVEPSFQSSQPCYVIAPQCPENLNWRSSGPLDIQSAVLGIIMELVESEAVDESRIYLVGYSMGAYGCWHYLAEMPDRFAGCIAVAGGGDPSAADAIARTPVWAIHGENDGVVPPEQSQEMVDAALAANGKAKLTILENVGHNSFQVVRQPSNKYLEWLFKQ is encoded by the coding sequence GTGCTGCCGATGAATAGCGACGCCGATGCAATTAGTGCGACTTGCGAGGCCAGCGATGGACGCAGAAGATTGTTCCTAAAACTGTTTCTGGTCTGGCTCGCTGCGGATGTTGTTCTTTGGTTCGCGCCCGGTCTGTGGGAATCCGGTCAGCAATCGCTGGCCGACTGGCGTATCGAGCAGAAGGCGTCCCGTTACGAAACGAAGGGCTTTGCTGCACCTGGACAAGCAAAGGCCACTCTGCCCTACCTGCTTTTCCGGCCCGATTTGCAAGCAGCCCAAAAAGCGCCGCTGATTATCGTGCTGCACGGGTCGGGGGAACGGGGCAACGATTGCCGTGCTCAATTGAGCACCTTGGGCACCTTCCTCGTCGAACCATCATTCCAGTCGTCGCAGCCTTGTTACGTGATCGCCCCGCAATGCCCTGAGAATCTAAATTGGCGATCGAGCGGTCCGCTCGATATTCAAAGTGCGGTGCTTGGGATCATCATGGAACTGGTCGAATCAGAAGCGGTCGACGAGTCTCGGATCTATCTGGTGGGATACTCGATGGGAGCCTACGGTTGTTGGCACTACCTAGCGGAGATGCCGGATCGATTCGCCGGCTGCATTGCCGTCGCCGGCGGTGGTGATCCGAGCGCGGCGGACGCGATCGCCCGCACTCCCGTCTGGGCTATCCACGGTGAAAACGATGGCGTCGTTCCTCCCGAGCAATCGCAGGAAATGGTCGACGCGGCCTTGGCCGCAAACGGAAAAGCTAAGTTGACCATTCTGGAGAACGTTGGCCACAACAGTTTTCAAGTTGTCAGGCAGCCTTCGAATAAGTACCTTGAATGGCTGTTCAAGCAGTGA